The following coding sequences are from one Paenarthrobacter ureafaciens window:
- a CDS encoding HAD family hydrolase — MTELRTAWTGASALLFDLDGVLTPTAVVHEQAWQELFDGYLAEAGHPDGYRESDYFDHIDGKPRFDGVRDFLTSRGITLPEGPADDAPTNETVQGLGNRKNAIFNQIVDTRGVEPYPGSVKFINAALELGLKVAVVSSSRNAPAVLKAAGLDHHFEVVVDGQVAAGVGLPGKPDPATFTYAASLLGVPTEGCIVVEDAVSGVQAGKAGNFMSVIGVDRGAGRQTLLDAGATLVVDDLDDLL; from the coding sequence ATGACTGAACTTCGTACTGCCTGGACCGGCGCTTCGGCGCTGCTCTTCGACCTCGACGGCGTGCTGACGCCCACTGCCGTGGTGCACGAACAGGCGTGGCAGGAACTCTTCGACGGCTACCTTGCCGAGGCCGGCCACCCCGACGGCTACCGGGAGAGCGACTACTTCGACCACATTGACGGGAAGCCGCGCTTCGACGGCGTCAGGGACTTCCTGACCTCCCGCGGCATCACCCTGCCGGAGGGACCCGCAGACGACGCCCCCACGAATGAGACCGTGCAGGGCCTGGGCAACCGTAAGAACGCGATCTTCAACCAGATCGTGGATACGCGCGGCGTGGAGCCCTACCCAGGGTCGGTCAAATTCATCAATGCAGCACTGGAACTGGGCCTGAAGGTGGCGGTGGTTTCGTCCTCCCGCAACGCACCGGCAGTCTTGAAGGCCGCCGGGCTTGACCACCACTTCGAGGTGGTGGTTGACGGGCAGGTTGCCGCCGGCGTCGGGCTTCCCGGAAAGCCGGACCCCGCAACTTTCACCTATGCCGCCTCGCTGCTGGGTGTTCCCACGGAGGGATGCATCGTGGTGGAGGACGCCGTCTCCGGAGTGCAGGCCGGGAAGGCCGGGAACTTCATGTCGGTGATCGGCGTGGACCGCGGGGCGGGTCGGCAGACGCTGCTGGACGCTGGTGCCACTTTGGTGGTCGACGACCTCGATGATCTTCTCTAA
- a CDS encoding glycoside hydrolase family 65 protein, which translates to MALISSDRLRFPCEPWKLVENIHVPGDEGTLETLFALGNGHLGVRGAHSTRGDGELPGTFINGFHEIWDIKHAENAYGFARTGQRIVYVPDANNFTVTIDGEALSLSESTVLDYHRSIDFSTGVYEESTTWACRSGAVVTTVERRAVGFDSRGCLGLELSITADRDVSADITSAVVNRQDQPVEDHSVHDPRRSGRHAGRVLLPLHLHGADGSLRLAWETSESRQRVAMAVDHWISSPEQPFETVVAEDESSVRYVLAITGGGPFRLEKTVSYVVAGSADDAEDRGESLAAEAEANLVPFSDILAQSQAHYNTYWTTADVAIGGQPELQQAVRWALFQLSQATARAGVAGIPAKGVSGSGYEGHYFWDQEVYLLPYLTYTNPTGARKVLESRHAMLPDARIRAKELSVDGALFPWRTINGLEASAYYAAGTAQFHIAAAIAFAANRYEWASGDAAFEAEVGADLLIETARMWASLGFFGKDGLFHIHGVTGPDEYTAVVNDNLYTNVMARFNLRAAAALEHEGIADTERLVWRQAAERMSLPYDPHLQVHSQDNDFMTLEPWDWNTPKSKYPLLLNFHPLVIYRHQVLKQADTVLAMFLQWQDFSAEEKQRAFDFYDPITTGDSTLSACVQGIMAAEVGYGDVALKHFTEALFIDLDNSHGNTIDGVHIASTGGIWSSLVCGFAGMRDQGEVLRFDPRLPTEWDGLAFRLKVQGRLLSVELSQGSIALTLVPGPEYSQEPLPVNVRNQEVQVGTTTTVTVPLDAVPVPPPSIFPSSFPTAGLPIVGQ; encoded by the coding sequence ATGGCACTGATCAGCTCCGACCGGCTGCGCTTCCCGTGTGAACCGTGGAAGCTCGTGGAAAACATCCACGTCCCCGGTGACGAAGGGACGCTGGAGACGCTTTTTGCGCTCGGCAACGGCCACTTGGGTGTGCGCGGCGCGCACTCCACGCGCGGGGACGGCGAACTCCCGGGTACGTTCATCAACGGGTTCCATGAGATTTGGGACATCAAGCACGCGGAGAACGCGTACGGCTTTGCCCGCACCGGCCAGCGCATCGTGTATGTCCCGGACGCCAACAACTTCACGGTGACAATCGACGGCGAAGCCCTGAGCCTGTCCGAATCCACAGTGCTGGACTACCACCGGAGCATCGACTTCTCCACGGGTGTCTACGAGGAATCAACCACGTGGGCCTGCCGCTCCGGCGCAGTGGTCACCACCGTGGAGCGGCGTGCGGTGGGGTTCGATTCCCGCGGCTGCCTTGGGCTTGAACTGTCCATAACTGCGGACCGTGACGTGTCCGCGGACATCACATCCGCCGTCGTGAACCGCCAGGACCAGCCCGTGGAGGACCATTCGGTCCACGATCCCCGGCGTTCCGGACGGCACGCCGGCCGCGTGCTCCTTCCCCTGCACCTGCACGGAGCCGATGGCTCGCTGCGCCTGGCGTGGGAGACTTCCGAGTCCCGGCAGCGCGTGGCCATGGCAGTGGACCACTGGATTTCCTCGCCCGAGCAGCCGTTCGAGACCGTCGTGGCCGAGGACGAGTCCTCGGTGCGTTACGTGCTGGCCATTACCGGCGGCGGGCCGTTCCGTTTGGAGAAGACGGTCAGTTATGTCGTGGCCGGTTCCGCGGACGACGCCGAAGACCGTGGCGAGAGCCTGGCAGCGGAAGCGGAAGCAAACCTGGTGCCGTTTTCCGACATCCTGGCCCAGAGCCAGGCCCACTACAACACGTACTGGACCACCGCGGATGTTGCGATCGGCGGACAGCCTGAACTCCAGCAGGCAGTCCGTTGGGCACTGTTCCAGCTCTCCCAGGCCACGGCGCGTGCCGGTGTGGCAGGTATCCCGGCCAAGGGCGTCAGCGGTTCGGGTTACGAGGGCCACTACTTCTGGGACCAGGAGGTCTACCTCCTGCCCTACCTCACCTACACCAACCCGACCGGGGCCCGGAAAGTCCTTGAGTCGAGGCATGCCATGCTTCCCGACGCCCGTATCCGGGCCAAGGAGCTAAGCGTGGACGGAGCCCTTTTCCCGTGGCGGACCATCAACGGACTGGAAGCCAGCGCCTATTACGCCGCGGGAACGGCACAGTTCCACATTGCCGCCGCCATCGCTTTCGCGGCCAACCGCTATGAGTGGGCCAGCGGGGATGCGGCCTTCGAAGCCGAGGTGGGCGCGGACCTTCTCATCGAGACGGCCCGCATGTGGGCGTCGCTGGGCTTCTTCGGCAAGGACGGTTTGTTCCACATCCATGGCGTGACGGGCCCGGACGAGTACACGGCCGTGGTGAATGACAACCTCTACACAAACGTCATGGCGCGCTTCAACCTGCGTGCGGCAGCGGCGCTCGAGCATGAGGGTATTGCCGATACCGAGCGCCTGGTGTGGCGGCAGGCCGCGGAACGCATGTCACTGCCGTACGATCCACATCTGCAAGTCCACAGCCAGGACAACGACTTCATGACACTGGAGCCCTGGGACTGGAACACCCCCAAGTCCAAGTACCCGCTCCTGCTGAACTTCCACCCGTTGGTCATCTACCGCCACCAGGTCCTCAAGCAGGCCGATACGGTCCTGGCCATGTTCCTTCAGTGGCAGGACTTCTCCGCTGAGGAGAAGCAGCGGGCGTTCGACTTCTACGATCCCATCACTACGGGCGACTCCACCCTGTCCGCTTGCGTGCAGGGCATCATGGCGGCCGAGGTGGGTTACGGCGACGTGGCGCTGAAGCACTTCACGGAAGCGCTCTTCATCGACCTGGACAACTCCCACGGCAACACCATCGACGGCGTCCACATCGCGTCGACCGGTGGCATTTGGAGTTCGCTGGTGTGCGGTTTCGCGGGCATGCGGGACCAAGGCGAGGTGCTGCGCTTCGATCCGCGCCTGCCCACGGAATGGGACGGCCTGGCGTTCCGGCTCAAGGTCCAAGGGCGCCTGTTGTCCGTGGAACTGTCCCAGGGATCCATCGCGCTGACCTTGGTCCCCGGACCTGAGTACAGCCAGGAACCGTTGCCGGTCAACGTCCGCAACCAGGAAGTCCAGGTGGGCACGACGACGACGGTCACGGTACCGCTGGATGCGGTCCCCGTGCCGCCGCCGTCGATCTTCCCGAGTTCATTCCCGACGGCGGGACTCCCGATCGTGGGGCAGTAG
- a CDS encoding YegP family protein: MAGHFELIDAAGGDCRVRLVDADGIELALSMCFHDKDSAAKGIYSLREIAASGLIEDHTRPAPAGLLLPHDRESRRRE, from the coding sequence ATGGCAGGACATTTTGAACTGATCGATGCCGCCGGCGGCGACTGTCGCGTACGCCTGGTGGACGCCGACGGCATCGAACTGGCCCTGTCCATGTGCTTCCATGACAAGGACTCCGCAGCCAAGGGGATCTATTCGCTACGGGAAATCGCGGCCAGCGGCCTCATCGAGGACCACACCCGGCCGGCCCCGGCGGGACTGCTACTGCCCCACGATCGGGAGTCCCGCCGTCGGGAATGA
- a CDS encoding GAF and ANTAR domain-containing protein: MSDQERSDDFEQLVDLISGTEDIKDFLDGLTNFSADMMRRATGVDIECAVTLRRRKRTATIGGNSERAIILDRIEQRLGEGPCVDALESGEPKVLEDAHKDPRWPVYAQELLAEGITSALGVPMELGDDSKAVLNVFAPRPGVFTTKAIADAVLFVKMSSKALHLAVRMAASNQRGDDLQSAMQSRTVIDLACGIIMSQNRCSHDEAFLILRRASGNGNRKLRDVAQAIVDRVAGTPQTNSAHFDE; the protein is encoded by the coding sequence ATGAGTGACCAAGAGAGGTCCGACGACTTCGAGCAACTGGTGGACCTTATCTCCGGCACGGAAGACATCAAGGATTTCCTGGATGGCCTGACCAACTTCTCAGCTGACATGATGAGGCGCGCCACCGGAGTGGACATCGAGTGCGCCGTGACGCTGCGCCGCCGCAAGCGCACAGCGACCATCGGCGGCAACAGCGAACGCGCCATCATCCTTGACCGGATCGAACAACGCCTTGGCGAGGGCCCGTGCGTGGATGCACTGGAATCCGGCGAACCGAAGGTCCTGGAGGACGCGCATAAGGATCCGCGGTGGCCCGTGTACGCGCAGGAGCTGCTCGCCGAAGGCATCACCAGCGCACTGGGCGTGCCCATGGAACTGGGGGACGACTCCAAGGCGGTCCTGAACGTCTTCGCTCCCAGGCCCGGGGTCTTCACCACCAAGGCGATCGCCGACGCGGTCCTCTTCGTCAAGATGTCCAGCAAGGCACTCCACCTTGCCGTCCGGATGGCAGCCTCCAACCAACGCGGCGACGACCTCCAGTCGGCCATGCAGAGCAGGACCGTCATTGACCTTGCGTGCGGCATCATCATGTCGCAGAACCGGTGCTCACACGACGAAGCTTTTTTGATCCTCCGGCGTGCTTCCGGCAACGGGAACCGCAAACTGCGCGACGTCGCCCAGGCAATCGTTGACAGGGTTGCCGGGACGCCGCAGACGAACAGCGCACATTTCGACGAGTAA
- a CDS encoding tryptophan-rich sensory protein has protein sequence MNISESTDSTARNDLARQVSVTLSLVVCIVGSMIGVGVFGGTPIAQAAGGALSADSTLLAPATPAFSIWSVIYTGLVAYTAWQWLPSQKSNPRQRSLGWVVACSMLLNAAWILSVQAGWLPVSVLVIVALLVVLVVAFRRFISRRPASVPEAVVVDGTLGLYLGWASVAVCANIAAALKAAGFSGFGWRPEVWSIAVLVVVAAVGIAVAVKGEGRLALAAAIAWGLAWITVGRSADSPESAPTAIAAAAAAAAVLGAAIIVRTRSMTALARVRSGQER, from the coding sequence GTGAATATTTCAGAATCCACCGATTCGACGGCCCGGAATGACCTTGCGCGCCAGGTTTCTGTGACCCTGAGCCTGGTTGTTTGCATTGTTGGTTCCATGATCGGCGTCGGAGTTTTTGGCGGAACTCCCATCGCCCAGGCGGCGGGCGGCGCCCTCAGCGCGGACTCCACGTTGCTTGCGCCGGCCACGCCTGCGTTCTCCATCTGGTCCGTGATCTACACAGGGCTGGTGGCTTACACGGCATGGCAGTGGCTGCCTTCGCAGAAGAGCAATCCACGCCAACGGTCCCTGGGCTGGGTGGTTGCTTGCTCCATGCTGCTGAACGCCGCGTGGATCCTGTCGGTCCAGGCGGGTTGGCTGCCGGTCAGCGTGCTGGTGATCGTTGCCCTGCTTGTGGTTTTGGTGGTCGCTTTCCGGCGCTTCATTTCCCGGCGGCCCGCGTCAGTGCCGGAGGCCGTGGTGGTTGACGGAACCCTCGGCCTGTACCTTGGCTGGGCGAGCGTTGCCGTCTGCGCGAACATTGCCGCCGCCCTGAAGGCCGCCGGCTTCTCCGGCTTTGGTTGGCGACCGGAAGTCTGGTCCATCGCCGTGCTGGTGGTGGTGGCCGCCGTCGGAATCGCTGTGGCTGTCAAAGGTGAGGGTCGGCTGGCACTGGCAGCCGCCATCGCGTGGGGGCTGGCTTGGATTACTGTAGGCAGGAGCGCGGACTCTCCCGAGTCCGCACCGACGGCCATAGCTGCAGCCGCAGCCGCAGCCGCCGTCCTGGGAGCCGCGATCATTGTGCGGACCCGTTCCATGACAGCCCTTGCGCGTGTGCGCAGCGGGCAGGAAAGGTAG
- a CDS encoding MarR family winged helix-turn-helix transcriptional regulator yields MDADHHAKGYWYGKDPVQKEKAVDVLNALRDYRVSEQAMRRRTRSSMLMGEKDLLALRYLFEAEADGRVMKPKDLGERLGITSASMTTLIDRLVESGHIRREPHPTDRRALILRATPASDQEVRHTLGGMHRRMMDVASALSPEEAAVVTAFLRDMRQALDTVDDENTVDGGNTVDGGAGHGEPGAAAGDSQPS; encoded by the coding sequence ATGGACGCGGACCACCACGCAAAGGGTTATTGGTACGGAAAAGACCCGGTGCAGAAGGAAAAGGCCGTGGACGTGCTGAACGCCCTGCGCGACTACAGGGTGTCCGAGCAAGCCATGCGGCGCCGGACGCGTTCATCCATGCTGATGGGCGAAAAGGACCTGCTGGCCCTGCGTTACCTCTTCGAGGCCGAGGCCGACGGTCGCGTAATGAAGCCGAAGGATCTGGGCGAGCGGCTCGGGATAACCTCGGCGTCCATGACCACCCTGATTGACCGCCTCGTGGAGTCCGGCCACATCCGCCGCGAACCGCATCCGACCGACCGGCGGGCACTGATCCTCCGGGCCACTCCGGCTTCGGACCAGGAAGTCCGGCATACCCTGGGCGGCATGCACCGCCGCATGATGGACGTGGCCAGCGCGCTGAGCCCGGAGGAAGCTGCCGTGGTGACGGCTTTCCTGCGGGATATGCGCCAAGCCCTGGACACAGTGGACGACGAGAACACAGTGGATGGCGGGAACACAGTGGATGGCGGGGCCGGTCACGGGGAACCGGGTGCCGCAGCGGGGGATTCACAGCCTTCATGA
- a CDS encoding prenyltransferase: MTYLWLALAFVVASAVAGVAFARGAGRRHWQATGIAFAALAVLTAVFDSVMIGMELFHYDSQHLLGASIGLAPVEDFAYPLAGVLALPGLWAWMTRRRRTLDGGHPTTPHADAKAGSTDGLTGLLPQAFVASRPISWINTAYPFAAAMLLTTREVDWVLIVGTFYFLVPYNLAMYGINDVFDYASDLKNPRKGGIEGALLAPRLHRPMLWLAAVTNVPFLVVLAAAGGPASWLPLLVSAFAVVAYSAAGLRFKERPVLDSITSSTHFVSPAVVGLAIAGATVTPGLVILLAAFFMWGMAAHAFGAVQDIEPDRQADIASIATVFGARRTVRTAVVLWLLAGLAMLATPWSGPLAALIAIPYIVNCARWWNVTDTTAARTNVAWRRFIWLNYGSGFLVTLILILQWSLTS; the protein is encoded by the coding sequence ATGACGTACTTGTGGCTCGCCCTCGCCTTCGTGGTTGCTTCCGCGGTGGCAGGAGTCGCGTTTGCCCGGGGTGCCGGCCGCCGGCATTGGCAGGCCACGGGTATCGCCTTCGCCGCTTTGGCCGTGCTCACGGCGGTGTTCGACTCCGTCATGATCGGCATGGAGTTGTTCCACTACGATTCCCAGCACCTGCTTGGCGCAAGCATCGGGCTGGCGCCTGTTGAAGACTTCGCTTATCCGCTGGCCGGCGTGTTGGCTCTTCCCGGCTTGTGGGCCTGGATGACGCGCCGCAGGCGAACACTGGACGGAGGCCACCCCACCACGCCGCACGCCGACGCCAAAGCCGGTTCCACCGACGGGCTCACGGGGCTGCTCCCCCAGGCCTTCGTCGCGTCCCGGCCCATCAGCTGGATCAACACCGCGTACCCGTTCGCCGCGGCCATGCTGCTAACCACCCGCGAGGTCGATTGGGTCCTGATAGTGGGCACGTTCTACTTCCTGGTTCCCTACAACCTGGCCATGTACGGCATCAACGACGTCTTCGACTACGCCTCGGACCTGAAGAATCCACGAAAAGGCGGAATCGAGGGTGCCCTCCTTGCGCCGCGGCTGCACCGGCCCATGCTGTGGCTCGCGGCCGTCACCAACGTCCCGTTCCTGGTGGTCCTCGCTGCCGCAGGCGGCCCGGCCTCGTGGCTGCCGCTGTTGGTGAGCGCCTTCGCGGTGGTTGCCTACTCGGCGGCGGGGCTGAGGTTCAAGGAACGCCCCGTGCTGGATTCCATCACGTCCAGCACGCACTTTGTGAGCCCGGCAGTGGTGGGGCTGGCTATCGCCGGAGCCACGGTCACGCCCGGCTTGGTCATCCTGTTGGCAGCATTCTTTATGTGGGGCATGGCCGCCCACGCGTTCGGCGCCGTGCAGGATATTGAACCGGACCGGCAGGCAGATATCGCTTCGATCGCCACAGTCTTCGGTGCCCGGCGAACCGTGCGTACCGCCGTCGTGCTGTGGCTGCTTGCCGGTCTTGCCATGCTGGCCACCCCCTGGTCCGGGCCGCTGGCGGCCCTGATCGCCATCCCCTACATCGTCAATTGTGCCCGTTGGTGGAACGTGACGGATACGACGGCGGCGCGCACCAATGTGGCGTGGCGGCGGTTCATTTGGCTCAATTACGGCTCGGGTTTCCTGGTGACGCTGATCCTCATCCTCCAGTGGAGCCTCACGTCATGA
- a CDS encoding lycopene cyclase domain-containing protein yields MGVIYLASLLAGIVCMLLLDHRFRLFFWHDAKAATVVTAVGLAFFLAWDIAGIGLGIFLRGESAIATGILFAPELPLEEPVFLLFLILCTMVLFTGAREVLARAADRKGTGGASAAARSSHGKPARERENA; encoded by the coding sequence ATGGGAGTCATCTATCTGGCGTCGCTTCTTGCCGGCATCGTTTGCATGCTGCTGCTGGACCACCGTTTCCGGCTCTTCTTTTGGCATGACGCCAAAGCGGCAACGGTGGTCACCGCCGTCGGGCTGGCGTTCTTCCTGGCCTGGGACATCGCTGGAATCGGGCTGGGGATTTTCCTGCGTGGAGAAAGTGCCATTGCCACCGGCATCCTGTTTGCCCCCGAGCTTCCCCTTGAAGAGCCCGTGTTCCTCCTCTTCCTCATCCTGTGCACCATGGTCCTCTTTACGGGCGCGCGGGAGGTCCTGGCGCGGGCGGCGGACCGGAAAGGGACGGGCGGCGCGTCAGCAGCCGCACGCTCTTCGCACGGAAAGCCGGCGCGCGAACGGGAGAACGCATGA
- the crtI gene encoding phytoene desaturase family protein encodes MTCSTRTVVVGGGIAGLATATLLAREGHEVQLLERLPRVGGRAGTLERDGFRFDTGPSWYLMPNVFDHFFELLGTSTGEQLDLRTLSPAYRVFSEPHDGGRPVPLTVPLGSDKVMETFERVEPGSSKQLATYLASARNTSDMAERFFLYNPFTRLKALMQPEVVRSLPELAKLLAMPLEKFIANRFQDPVLRQVLGYPAVFLGTNPADAPAMYHLMSALDLGDGVQYPMGGFWHLVERLEALALEAGVRIRTEAQVLQITTREAPPKSRERFTPRGHFQRPAPLRVRKTREVTGVKWCDSEGGEHFSVADIVVSGADLHHTETKLLDIPDRSYPRAWWQRRTSGPGAVLVMLGVRGNLPELPHHSLFFTRDWEANFSAIFGKPSRVPDPASIYVCKPSATDPGVAPKDHENLFVLVPIPADPSLGAGGAEGGGDALIEGIADAAIDQIADWAGIPDLRERIVVRHTIGPADFARDYNSWRGGMLGPAHTLGQSAMFRAQNASKKVNGLYYAGATTAPGVGVPMCLISAELVLKRIRGDHSPGPTRVQHPAWVSGKVG; translated from the coding sequence ATGACTTGCAGCACCAGGACCGTAGTAGTGGGCGGCGGCATCGCCGGCCTTGCCACAGCGACCCTCCTCGCCCGCGAAGGACACGAGGTCCAGCTCCTCGAACGGCTCCCCCGTGTCGGAGGCCGCGCAGGCACCCTGGAGAGGGACGGTTTCCGTTTCGATACCGGCCCCTCCTGGTACCTGATGCCCAATGTGTTCGACCATTTCTTCGAATTGCTGGGCACCAGCACCGGAGAACAGCTTGACCTGCGAACGCTGAGCCCCGCCTACCGCGTCTTCAGCGAACCGCACGACGGCGGCCGTCCGGTCCCGCTGACGGTTCCGTTGGGCAGTGACAAGGTCATGGAAACCTTCGAACGCGTGGAGCCCGGCAGTTCCAAGCAGCTGGCAACGTACCTGGCCTCCGCGCGGAACACCTCGGACATGGCGGAGCGGTTCTTCCTCTACAACCCCTTCACCAGGCTGAAGGCCTTGATGCAGCCCGAGGTGGTGCGGAGCCTCCCCGAGCTGGCCAAGTTGCTGGCCATGCCGCTGGAGAAGTTCATCGCAAACCGCTTCCAGGACCCGGTGCTGCGTCAGGTGCTTGGCTATCCTGCGGTCTTCCTGGGGACCAACCCGGCCGATGCTCCCGCCATGTACCACCTGATGAGCGCCTTGGACCTCGGTGACGGCGTCCAATACCCCATGGGTGGCTTTTGGCACTTGGTGGAACGCCTTGAGGCACTCGCCCTCGAAGCCGGGGTACGCATCCGGACCGAAGCGCAGGTCCTCCAGATCACCACGCGCGAGGCCCCACCCAAGTCCCGGGAGCGGTTCACCCCGCGCGGACATTTCCAAAGGCCCGCCCCGCTCCGGGTCCGGAAAACCCGCGAGGTTACCGGCGTCAAGTGGTGCGACAGTGAGGGCGGCGAACACTTCAGCGTCGCGGACATCGTGGTCTCCGGAGCCGACCTGCACCACACTGAAACAAAGCTGCTGGACATCCCGGACCGCAGCTACCCCCGCGCCTGGTGGCAGCGGCGCACCAGCGGGCCGGGAGCTGTCCTGGTGATGCTGGGCGTACGGGGCAACCTCCCTGAATTGCCCCACCACTCGCTGTTCTTCACCCGCGACTGGGAGGCCAACTTCTCGGCCATCTTCGGCAAGCCTTCCCGCGTCCCGGACCCCGCTTCCATCTATGTGTGCAAACCCAGCGCAACAGACCCCGGCGTCGCCCCGAAGGACCACGAGAATCTCTTTGTGCTCGTCCCCATTCCCGCCGATCCCTCGCTGGGCGCCGGCGGAGCAGAAGGGGGCGGAGACGCACTCATCGAGGGCATTGCTGATGCCGCGATTGACCAAATCGCGGACTGGGCGGGCATCCCGGATCTCCGCGAGCGCATCGTGGTCCGGCACACCATAGGGCCCGCCGACTTCGCCAGGGACTACAACTCGTGGCGCGGCGGCATGCTGGGCCCTGCCCACACACTGGGCCAAAGCGCCATGTTCCGGGCCCAGAACGCGTCCAAGAAGGTCAACGGCCTCTACTACGCCGGTGCCACCACGGCTCCCGGCGTCGGTGTCCCCATGTGCCTCATCAGCGCCGAGCTGGTCCTCAAGAGGATCCGCGGCGATCACAGCCCCGGACCAACCCGGGTGCAGCATCCTGCCTGGGTTTCAGGCAAGGTGGGCTGA
- a CDS encoding phytoene/squalene synthase family protein has protein sequence MSVDVDTSFTQFTRTAERAANQVISAYSTSFGLATRLLGPRHRQHVRNIYALVRVADELVDGVTAEAGLSRRQQSEALDHFVDETHRALELGYSSDLIIHAFAQTARAAGIDASLVDPFFASMRTDLGGQDAAPAGPLRFDSAAHQGYVYGSAEVVGLMCLRVFMRGQRIDDADAAALEYGAGRLGAAFQNINFLRDLSDDTARLGRSYLGTADHLEDRDRMEWISTIHAQLADANAVIPLLPHDARAAVRSALALFAALTRRLERTSIAELYESRVRVPDVFKAGLAARAVAATWLEPRA, from the coding sequence ATGAGCGTCGACGTCGACACTTCCTTTACGCAATTCACCCGCACGGCCGAGCGTGCGGCCAACCAGGTGATTTCCGCCTACTCGACCTCCTTTGGGCTGGCCACCCGCCTTCTGGGCCCGCGCCACCGGCAGCACGTACGCAACATTTACGCGTTGGTGCGGGTGGCCGATGAACTCGTGGACGGAGTTACCGCGGAGGCTGGCCTGAGCCGACGGCAGCAGAGCGAAGCGCTCGACCACTTCGTGGACGAAACACACCGTGCGCTGGAGCTTGGCTACAGCAGCGACCTCATCATCCACGCTTTCGCGCAGACAGCCCGCGCGGCAGGCATCGACGCTTCACTGGTGGATCCGTTCTTCGCGTCGATGCGCACGGACCTGGGCGGGCAGGATGCTGCCCCGGCTGGACCTCTGCGTTTCGACTCCGCAGCCCACCAGGGCTACGTCTACGGCTCGGCAGAAGTAGTGGGCCTGATGTGCCTGCGCGTTTTCATGCGGGGCCAAAGAATCGACGACGCCGATGCCGCCGCACTGGAGTACGGCGCGGGAAGGCTCGGGGCCGCCTTCCAAAACATCAACTTCCTCCGAGACCTCTCCGACGACACCGCCCGGCTCGGCAGGAGCTACCTGGGCACGGCGGACCATCTCGAGGACCGGGACCGGATGGAATGGATCAGCACCATCCACGCCCAACTGGCCGATGCCAACGCCGTCATCCCGCTGTTGCCGCATGACGCCCGTGCCGCCGTCAGGAGCGCCCTGGCCCTCTTTGCCGCGCTCACCCGCCGGCTCGAGCGGACATCCATCGCCGAACTCTACGAATCCCGCGTCCGTGTTCCGGACGTCTTCAAAGCCGGCCTGGCTGCCCGCGCAGTCGCCGCCACGTGGTTGGAGCCCCGCGCATGA